CTCGGTTACGTGATCGCATACATCCCGTGGATCCGCGACCTGGTCACCGAGTACATCGACGTCATCCTGTTGATCGCCGTCGGCGGCACCGCTGTGGTCACGCTCTGGCATTACTTCTCGGAGCGCTACAAGGTGAAGAAGGAGCTCGCTGCGGGCGGCGACCCCGAGGTCGATGCCGCCGAGGCCGAAAGCCTCACCCTCGATCCGCACGTGTTCGACCGGGCGCCCGATGTGGACGGCGACGGAAAGCACTGACCTGCATCGAGGTCGCGTACCGGCTCAGCCGGCGTCCTTCTTCTTCGCCCGTGAGCGCTCGACGCTGGCCTTGAGCGCCTCCATGAGGTCGATGACCTCGCCACCCTTCTCCTCCTCAGCCTCGTCGGCGAAGGTCTCCTTGACGTCGAACGTCTCGCCCGCCTCGATCTTCGCGTCGATGAGAGTGCGAAGCTCCTTCTGATACTCGTCGACGAACGACTCGGGATCGAAGTCGCTGGAGTAGCTCTTCACGAGGCTCGCTGAGAGCTCGAGTTCCTTCTTCGAGATCTTGACGTCCTCGTCCAGCGCCGGGAACTCCGCCGCACGCACCTCGTCGGCCCAGAGCAACGTCTGCAGCACGAGCACGTCGTCGCGCACCCGCAGCGCGGCCAGCCGCGTCTTCTGGCGAAGAGTGAAGCGCACGATGGCTGTTCGATCGGTCTGCTCGAGAGTCCGGCGCAGCAGCACGTACGCCTTCGGCGACTTCGAATCAGGCTCGAGGTAGTACGCCTTGTCGAGCGTGAGCAGGTCGACCTGCTCACTCGGCACGAACTCGACGACATCGATCTCGCGACTGCGCTCCGCGGGCAGCGCATCGAGATCTTCCTTCGTGAGGACGACCATCTGACCGTCGTCCTCGTAGGCCCTGTCGATGTTCTGGTACGCGACGACCTCGCCGCACACCTCGCACGTGCGCTTGTAGCGGATGCGCCCGCCGTCCTCGTCATGCACCTGATGCAGCGAGACGTCGTGATCCTCGGTGGCGGAGTACACCTTCACCGGTACGTTCACGAGCCCGAACGTCAGGGCGCCCTTCCAGATCGACCTCATGTGACCAGTACACACCGCGTAAGGGGCCTGAGGCCAGAGGCTTGCGGTTACTCTTTCGTCATGGCCACAGGCGCGCAGGTCGTCGATGTCGGCGGACGCCGCGTGCGTCTGACCAATCTCGACAAGGTGCTGTACCCCGAGACAGGCACGACGAAAGGCGAAGTGATCGCCTATTACACGGCGGTGGCTCCGCTGATGCTGCCCCTGCTGGCGGGGCGTCCTGTCACGCGGAAGCGCTGGGTCGAAGGCGTGGGGACCGCTGAGGCCCCCGCCGATGCGTTCTTCGCGAAGCAGCTCGAGCCCGGCGCGCCCGCCTGGGTGCACAGGATGCCGATCGAGCATTCCGCCGGCGCCAAGGACTACCCGATCGCAGATGACCTGCCGACCCTGGTCTGGCTGGCACAGGTCGCCAGCATCGAGTTGCACGTCCCGCAGTGGAGGTTCGGCCCGGCGGGTGAACGACGCAACCCCGACAGGCTCGTGCTGGACCTCGACCCCGGCCCAGGTGCCGATCTCGCTCAGTGCGCACAGATCGCGCGACTCGCACGCGAGATCCTCCGCGACATCGGTCTGGATCCCCAGCCCGTGACAAGCGGCAGCAAGGGCATCCATCTGTACAGCAGCCTCGACGGCACGCATTCGAGCGATCAGGCGTCGGCGATCGCCCGCGAACTGGCCCGTGCCATCGAGGCCGACCATCCGGACATCGCGACGAGCACCATGGCGAAGGCCTCGCGCGGTGGAAAGGTGTTCATCGATTGGAGTCAGAACAACGGCAAGAAGACCACGATCGCACCGTATTCGCTGCGCGGGCGAGCTCATCCCACCGTGGCGGCCCCTCGCACCTGGGACGAACTCGACGATCCCGAACTGCGCCAGTTGCGCTTCGACGACGTCATGGACCGTGTCGAAGCAGGTATCAACCCGCTCGCCTCCCTTGCGTCCGCCGCGAGCGCAGGGCTGCTCGAGTCCTATGTCGGCAAGCGCGACGCGAAGAAGACTCCGGAGCCCATGCCGCAGACGGTCCTGCCACCGGACGCCGATGGGCTCACGCGGTTCGTCATCCAGGAGCATCACGCCAGGAGAACGCACTTCGATCTGCGCATCGAACGCGACGGAGTGCTGATCAGCTGGGCGGTGCCGAAAGGAGTTCCGGACACGTCCGACAGCAACCATCTCGCCGTCATGACCGAACCGCATCCGCTGGAGTACCTCTCCTTCCACGGCGAGATCCCGAAGGGCGAGTACGGGGCGGGCACGATGACGGTCTGGGACACGGGCACCGTCGAACTCGAGAAATGGCGCGACGATGAGGTGATCGGCACGTTCTCCGGAACGGGACCACTCGGCCGCGTGAGGCTCGCGCTGATCCGCACCACCGGCTCGGGCGAGAAGTCGTCCTGGCTGCTGCACCGGATGAAGGATTCGAAGGATGCTGCGCACCGCGCCGGGGCGTCGAAGCACCGCCCCATCGCATCCCTCGACAAGACCCCCGCTGACAAGGCTCTTCCCGGATCTCCCCCACGACCGATGCTCGCGGAGTCCGGGACGGCGGGTCTCGTCCGGTCGCTGCGCGACCCCTGGATCGAGATCAAATGGGATGGCATCCGCGCCCTCGGCACCTGGGCGGATGGTCGGATGAAGCTGCACGCGCGCAGTGGCACAGACGTCACGGCACGATACCCGGAGCTCACTGCAGACGGTGCTCCGCATCTCGGGGTCGGCGATGCTGTCATCGATGGTGAGATCGTCGCGCTGGATGCCTCCGGGCGCCCGAGCTTCAGCAGACTGCAGAACCGGATGCACCTGACGAAGGCTCGTGAGATCGAGCGAGAAGTGGTGCGCACGCCGATCGTCTACTACGTCTTCGACCTGCTGCGACTCGATGGTCACGACGTCACCGGGCTGCCGCTTCGAGATCGGCGCGCGCTGCTGGAGACGCTTGTCGATGGTGTGGATGCTCCGGTCGTCGTGCCGCCCGTCTTCGATGACCTGGACGCCGCTCTCGACACCAGTCGCGCCTTCGCCCTCGAGGGCGTGGTCGCGAAGGAATCCGGCTCCGCCTATCGCCCAGGCATCCGCTCCGGCTCCTGGCTGAAGCTCAAGCACACGCGCACGCAGGAGGTCGTGATCGCCGGCATCCGTCCAGGAAAAGGCGACCGTACGGGGAAGATCGGGTCGTTGCTGCTCGGGATTCCGGACGCCGGGACCGATTCGTTGCGCTACGTGGGGCGCGTGGGCACCGGCTTCTCGGAGCGGATCCTGCACGATCTCTCAACCCGACTCGAGCCGTTGCGCACCAAGAGCGCTGGGCTCAAAGGCGTCCCCGCAGCCGATGCGCGGGACGCCCTCTGGGTGCAACCGACACTCGTCGGTGAGGTGGAGTTCGCCAACTGGACACCGGACGGCATCCTCCGCCACGCACGCTGGCGCGGGCTGCGCGCAGACAAGACCGTCGACGAGATCGTCGTGGAGCCCTGATCCACCTCGTCAGGCGTGGGCTTCTTCGCACTCCCCCGCGGCGGCGGATTCGATCTGGAAGGTGGAATGGGCGACATCGAAGTGATCCGTGAGGCAGGCCTGCAGCTCTTCGAGGAGCTCGGCTGATCGGCCGGTCGCGAGCAGCGCCGGGTCGACCTTGACGTGCGCGGTGAACACCGGGGCCCCTCGGGTGAGCTGCCAGACATGCACGTCGTGAACGCTGGTGACGCCGTTGAATGCGAGCAGATGGTCGCGGATCTCGCTGACGTGCGTGTTCTTCGGTGCCGACTCGGCAAGCACGGAGAACACCTCCCGCAGCAGCGTGATCGCCCGTGGAATGATCATGACGGCGATCAGCAGCGAGGCGATCGCATCCGCCGGCATCCACCCGGTCGTGACGATGATGATGGCGGCGATGATCACGGCCGCGGAGCCGATCATGTCACCGAGCACCTCGAGGTAGGCCCCTCGCACGTTGATGCTGGTCTTCTGCGCCGAGCTCAGCAGCCACATCGCCACAGCGTTGGCGATCAGACCGATCACCGCCACGACGAGCATGAGGGGGCCGGCAACCTCGGTCTCAGCGGGCTCCAGCAGACGCCTGATGCCCTCGACCCCGACCAGCACCGACAGCACGATGAGGATGACGGCGTTGATCAGTGCGCCGAAGACCTCGGCCCGCTGATATCCGAAAGTACGTCGGTCATCTGCCGGGCGTGCGGCGACAGCGCTCGCGATCAGCGCGACCACCAGCGCCGAGGCATCCGTGAACATGTGGGCGGCATCCGCCAAGAGCGCCAGCGAGCCGGTGAGCAGCGCACCCACCACCTGCACGATCATCACCGTCGCGGTCAGGCACAGCGAGATGGTCAGCAGTCTACGGTTGCTGGAATCGCGGATTCCTCCGGCTGGGGCATGATCGTGCATGCCCCCAGGCTACGGCCGGATTCCGGTGCCCAGGCGCCGTTTCGCCTAGTCGGGAAGGGTAACGATTCTCGTTAGCCCGGCAGGTCTCGTCGAGGATTGATGCCTGGCCGGCCACGGTGTCACAACGTCGCGAGCAGCGGGATCAACGCTTGGAAGGCACGGGCGCGGTGCGACTGCGCCTGCTTCTCCTCGTCGGTGAACTCCCCGACCGACCGTTCAGGGCCGACCTGACCGTCGGGGATGAAGATCGGGTCGTATCCGAACCCGCCGCCACCGGCGGCCTCGCGCGCCAAGCGGCCGGGCCACACGCCGGCGACCGTATGCTCGGCCCCCTCCGGGGTCACCAGCGCGATCGTCGACACGAACTGCGCGGATCGGTGCGGATCGGCGATGTCGGCGAGCTGGTCGAGGAGCAGCTCGAGGTTCGCCTTCGCATCCTTCTTCTGGCCGGCCCAGTACGCCGAGAAGATGCCGGGCGACCCGCCGAGCACATCGACGCAGATGCCCGAGTCATCGGCCATGGCAGTCAGACCGGTGTGGGCCGCGGCGGCGCGCGCCTTGATAAGAGCGTTCTCGGCGAATGTCACGCCGTCCTCGACCGGTTCGGGGCCGTCGTAGCCCACGACCTCCAGGTCGGGGCGGGTCGACGCGACGATCTGCTGGAACTCCGCGATCTTGTGCGGGTTATGCGTGGCGAGGACGACCTTGGCCATCGTCACTCGCCGGCCAGAGCCGTCAGCTGGTGCTCCTTCAGCGTCGCACAGCCCGCGAGGCCGAGCTCCAGCAGCGCATCCAGCTCGCGCTTGTCGAACGGCGCACCTTCGGCAGTGCCCTGCACTTCGACGAACAATCCGCGACCGGTGACGACGATGTTCATGTCGGTCTCCGCGCGGACGTCCTCGACATATGGCAGATCGAGCATGGGCGTGCCGTCGATGATCCCGACCGAGATCGCCGAGACCGAGTCGAGCAGCGGCGTCGCGTTCTTGCCGATGAACTTCTTCTCGCGTCCCCACTCGATCGCGTCCGCGAGAGCGACATACGCGCCGGTGATCGCCGCAGTACGGGTGCCGCCGTCGGCTTGCAGCACGTCGCAGTCGATCACGATGGTGTTCTCGCCGAGCGCCTTGGTGTCGACGACGGCGCGGAGAGCCCGGCCGATCAGACGCGAGATCTCGTGCGTGCGCCCGCCGATGCGGCCCTTGACGCTCTCGCGGTCGTTGCGGCTGTTCGTCGCGCGCGGCAGCATCGCATACTCGGCGGTCACCCAGCCCTTGCCCTTGCCCGTCAGCCAGCGCGGCACGCCATTGGTGAAGGATGCCGTGCAGAGCACCTTCGTGCCACCGAAGCTGATCAACGCGGAGCCTTCGGCATTCGCGCTCCATCCGCGCTCAATGGTGATCTCACGGAGCTGGTCGGTGGCGCGGCCGTCGGCGCGGACGATGTCAGTCATGGAAATCCTTCTGGTTCGAGATGCCGGCCTCAGCCAGCTCGGTGAGGTCAGGGAGCGTGATCACTCCGGTCTGCACGTGCTGCACGTCGCGCACCTCACGGCCCATGAGCCGATTGGCGAGCGCAGTGAATTCCTCGGTGGACTCGCCGGTGGCCTCATACACGGCAGTCGCCACGGCATCCGCCGGAGCGAGCAGGTCGCCGCGCACGAGTTGACGGTACACGTCACCGGCCGTCTCATCGTCGCTGGAGACAAGCGCGACGCCGTCGCCCATCACGTAACTGATCGCGCCGCGAAGGAACGGGTAATGCGTGCAACCGAGCACCAGGGTGTCGACGCCCGCGTCGCGGAGCGGGGCGAGATACGCCTCCGCCACCGCGAGCACCTCTTCAGTCCCGGTGATGCCGGCCTCGACGAACTCGACGAAACGGGGGCACGCGGCCGTGAACACGGATAGGCGCTCGTTGACTTCGAGCATGTCCTGGTAGGCGCGCGAGCCGATCGTACCGACCGTGCCGATGACGCCGATCCGGTTGTTGCGCGTCGTCGAGACGGCTCGGCGAACCGCTGGTCCGATCACCTCGATGACGGGGACGTCGTAACGTTCTCGCGCGTCACGGAGCATCGCAGCGGATGCCGTGTTGCAGGCGATCACGAGCATCTTCACGCCCTGATCGACGAGCGTGTCGAGCACCTCGAGCGAGTAGCGGCGCACATCGGCGATGGGCTTGGGACCGTACGGCGAGTGCGCGGTGTCACCGATGTAGACGAACGACTCTCTCGGCAACTGGGCACGGATCGCGCGAGCCACCGTGAGCCCGCCGACACCGGAGTCGAAGATTCCGATCGGCGCGTCGTTCATGACTACCGAGCCTACCCGCGCCCGCGACGCGTCGCATTCACCACGCTCACTAAACTGAGCGCATGACCTCGTCGACGGCGCTGCTCACGGATCGATACGAACTCACCATGCTCGGAGCGGCGCTGCGCGATGGCACCGCCTCGCGACCCAGCGTCTTCGAGCTGTTCTCCAGGCGCCTCTCGGGCGGTCGCCGTTTCGGTGTCGTGGCCGGTACAGGACGCCTGCTCTCGCTGCTGCGTGACTTCCGCTTCGGGGACGACGAGCTGCGATTCCTGCACGATGGCGGTGTCGTGGATGCCGAGACGCTGAAATACCTCGAGAACTATCGGTTCACAGGATCCGTGCACGGGTATCGAGAGGGGGAACTGTACTTCCCCGGCTCCCCCGTCCTCACCGTCGAGGGCAGCTTCGCGGATGCCGTCGTGCTCGAGACCCTGGCGTTGAGCGTGCTCAATCACGACTCGGCCGTCGCGACCGCGGCCTCGCGGATGAGCATCGCCGCCGGAGAGCGCCCGCTCGCGGAGATGGGCTCACGTCGAGCGGCTGAGATGTCGGCTGTCGCTGCCGCGCGGGCCGCCTTCATCGCCGGGTTCGGCTCGACGAGCAATCTCGAGGCCGGGCGCACATGGGGCATCCCGACCATGGGTACGGCCGCGCATTCATGGACGCTGCTGCACGACACCGAGGAGGACGCCTTCCGGGCGCAGATCGAGAGCCTCGGCACAGACACCACCCTGCTCGTGGACACGTACGACATCCGCACCGGGGTCGAGACCGCGATCCGGGTCGCCGGCACCGGGCTCGGTGGCGTGCGTCTCGACTCGGGCGACCTCCCCACGGTCGCCGCCGCCGTGCGCGTACAGCTCGACGAGCTCGGCGCCACCGGCACGAAGATCACGGTGACGAGCGACCTCGATGAATACGCGATCGCCGCCCTGGCGGCGTCGCCGGTCGACTTCTACGGCGTGGGCACTTCGGTCGTCACCGGGTCCGGCTATCCGACCGCAGGAATGGTCTACAAGCTCGTCGCACGTCAGGACCCGTCCGGATCCTGGGTCGGAGTCGCCAAGGCGTCGACCGACAAGGCCTCCAAGGGGGGACGCAAGGCCGCTTTCCGCACGCTGCGTGATGGCGTCGCCGTCGCTGAGACCGTGGTCGTGTCAGACGGCTTCGAAGCGGTCAGTACAGCGGCAGAGCATCCGGAATCGCGCTCGCTTCAGGTGACGCTGGTCGACCGAGGCGAGATCGATGCAGCCCATGAGGGATCCGAGGGGACGGCATCCGCTCGTGCGCACCACCTGCGCGTGCGCGAGGAGATGCCGGTGCGCGCGCTCGCGCTGAGCAAATCCGACCCCGCGATCCCGACCGACTTCATCGACGCGGAGTAGGTCGCAGCAGAATCGAGACGGGGTCAGCCGACCATCGACTCGTAGATCTCCTTGCACGTGGGGCAGATCGGGAACTTCTCCGGGTCGCGACCCGGCGTCCACTTCTTGCCGCATAGGGCGCGTACCGGCTTGCCGGAGATCGCCGACTCGAGGATCTTGTCCTTCTTCACGTAGTGCGAGAAGCGCTCGTGGTCGCCAGGCTCGAGGTTCTCTTCGTTGAGAAGTTCTTCCAGTTCGCGATCAAGCGTTGCCACGCCACCCTGATCGGGGCTGTCCAGCGGAGTACTCATAGCGGTGAGTCTAACCGTCCTGAGCCCGGTGCGGGGCGTGCAGTGCGTACTCAGGCGGTCTCGACGAACTCCATGAGGCGCGCGCCGCCGCGGTCGTAGATGCGTCCGCCGACAAACGCGCCGAACGCGAGGATGGCGATCCCTGTGCTCAGCCCGACCCAGAATGTCAGCGGGTTGTAGACGCCGTCCGTGATGATCGTCATGATGAAGAGCCAGAGCGTCGGGGCGCTGACGATCAGGGTGCCGATGAATGCGGCTGCCGGGCCGAAAGAGCCGCGGGATGCCGATCTCTGAGGCTGCTGGAACGGACTGTCGCCGGGGCGCGAGACCGCGTACGGCGAAACGACGGAAGAGATGCTGGACAGGCCGAGACCGGAGAGGAACAGGCTGGCGGCGAGCCCGATCATCGGGAGCAGCAGATACCAGCTCTCGATCAGCGCGAGCGTCAGCGGGATCGCGATCGCGAGCAC
The DNA window shown above is from Microbacterium murale and carries:
- a CDS encoding cation diffusion facilitator family transporter encodes the protein MHDHAPAGGIRDSSNRRLLTISLCLTATVMIVQVVGALLTGSLALLADAAHMFTDASALVVALIASAVAARPADDRRTFGYQRAEVFGALINAVILIVLSVLVGVEGIRRLLEPAETEVAGPLMLVVAVIGLIANAVAMWLLSSAQKTSINVRGAYLEVLGDMIGSAAVIIAAIIIVTTGWMPADAIASLLIAVMIIPRAITLLREVFSVLAESAPKNTHVSEIRDHLLAFNGVTSVHDVHVWQLTRGAPVFTAHVKVDPALLATGRSAELLEELQACLTDHFDVAHSTFQIESAAAGECEEAHA
- the rph gene encoding ribonuclease PH: MTDIVRADGRATDQLREITIERGWSANAEGSALISFGGTKVLCTASFTNGVPRWLTGKGKGWVTAEYAMLPRATNSRNDRESVKGRIGGRTHEISRLIGRALRAVVDTKALGENTIVIDCDVLQADGGTRTAAITGAYVALADAIEWGREKKFIGKNATPLLDSVSAISVGIIDGTPMLDLPYVEDVRAETDMNIVVTGRGLFVEVQGTAEGAPFDKRELDALLELGLAGCATLKEHQLTALAGE
- a CDS encoding DUF3039 domain-containing protein → MSTPLDSPDQGGVATLDRELEELLNEENLEPGDHERFSHYVKKDKILESAISGKPVRALCGKKWTPGRDPEKFPICPTCKEIYESMVG
- the rdgB gene encoding RdgB/HAM1 family non-canonical purine NTP pyrophosphatase gives rise to the protein MAKVVLATHNPHKIAEFQQIVASTRPDLEVVGYDGPEPVEDGVTFAENALIKARAAAAHTGLTAMADDSGICVDVLGGSPGIFSAYWAGQKKDAKANLELLLDQLADIADPHRSAQFVSTIALVTPEGAEHTVAGVWPGRLAREAAGGGGFGYDPIFIPDGQVGPERSVGEFTDEEKQAQSHRARAFQALIPLLATL
- a CDS encoding nicotinate phosphoribosyltransferase, which translates into the protein MTSSTALLTDRYELTMLGAALRDGTASRPSVFELFSRRLSGGRRFGVVAGTGRLLSLLRDFRFGDDELRFLHDGGVVDAETLKYLENYRFTGSVHGYREGELYFPGSPVLTVEGSFADAVVLETLALSVLNHDSAVATAASRMSIAAGERPLAEMGSRRAAEMSAVAAARAAFIAGFGSTSNLEAGRTWGIPTMGTAAHSWTLLHDTEEDAFRAQIESLGTDTTLLVDTYDIRTGVETAIRVAGTGLGGVRLDSGDLPTVAAAVRVQLDELGATGTKITVTSDLDEYAIAALAASPVDFYGVGTSVVTGSGYPTAGMVYKLVARQDPSGSWVGVAKASTDKASKGGRKAAFRTLRDGVAVAETVVVSDGFEAVSTAAEHPESRSLQVTLVDRGEIDAAHEGSEGTASARAHHLRVREEMPVRALALSKSDPAIPTDFIDAE
- the murI gene encoding glutamate racemase translates to MNDAPIGIFDSGVGGLTVARAIRAQLPRESFVYIGDTAHSPYGPKPIADVRRYSLEVLDTLVDQGVKMLVIACNTASAAMLRDARERYDVPVIEVIGPAVRRAVSTTRNNRIGVIGTVGTIGSRAYQDMLEVNERLSVFTAACPRFVEFVEAGITGTEEVLAVAEAYLAPLRDAGVDTLVLGCTHYPFLRGAISYVMGDGVALVSSDDETAGDVYRQLVRGDLLAPADAVATAVYEATGESTEEFTALANRLMGREVRDVQHVQTGVITLPDLTELAEAGISNQKDFHD
- a CDS encoding ATP-dependent DNA ligase, with amino-acid sequence MATGAQVVDVGGRRVRLTNLDKVLYPETGTTKGEVIAYYTAVAPLMLPLLAGRPVTRKRWVEGVGTAEAPADAFFAKQLEPGAPAWVHRMPIEHSAGAKDYPIADDLPTLVWLAQVASIELHVPQWRFGPAGERRNPDRLVLDLDPGPGADLAQCAQIARLAREILRDIGLDPQPVTSGSKGIHLYSSLDGTHSSDQASAIARELARAIEADHPDIATSTMAKASRGGKVFIDWSQNNGKKTTIAPYSLRGRAHPTVAAPRTWDELDDPELRQLRFDDVMDRVEAGINPLASLASAASAGLLESYVGKRDAKKTPEPMPQTVLPPDADGLTRFVIQEHHARRTHFDLRIERDGVLISWAVPKGVPDTSDSNHLAVMTEPHPLEYLSFHGEIPKGEYGAGTMTVWDTGTVELEKWRDDEVIGTFSGTGPLGRVRLALIRTTGSGEKSSWLLHRMKDSKDAAHRAGASKHRPIASLDKTPADKALPGSPPRPMLAESGTAGLVRSLRDPWIEIKWDGIRALGTWADGRMKLHARSGTDVTARYPELTADGAPHLGVGDAVIDGEIVALDASGRPSFSRLQNRMHLTKAREIEREVVRTPIVYYVFDLLRLDGHDVTGLPLRDRRALLETLVDGVDAPVVVPPVFDDLDAALDTSRAFALEGVVAKESGSAYRPGIRSGSWLKLKHTRTQEVVIAGIRPGKGDRTGKIGSLLLGIPDAGTDSLRYVGRVGTGFSERILHDLSTRLEPLRTKSAGLKGVPAADARDALWVQPTLVGEVEFANWTPDGILRHARWRGLRADKTVDEIVVEP
- the ku gene encoding non-homologous end joining protein Ku — its product is MRSIWKGALTFGLVNVPVKVYSATEDHDVSLHQVHDEDGGRIRYKRTCEVCGEVVAYQNIDRAYEDDGQMVVLTKEDLDALPAERSREIDVVEFVPSEQVDLLTLDKAYYLEPDSKSPKAYVLLRRTLEQTDRTAIVRFTLRQKTRLAALRVRDDVLVLQTLLWADEVRAAEFPALDEDVKISKKELELSASLVKSYSSDFDPESFVDEYQKELRTLIDAKIEAGETFDVKETFADEAEEEKGGEVIDLMEALKASVERSRAKKKDAG